In Cygnus olor isolate bCygOlo1 chromosome 12, bCygOlo1.pri.v2, whole genome shotgun sequence, one DNA window encodes the following:
- the LOC121076438 gene encoding uncharacterized protein LOC121076438: MPQYIIFSITGAGEVRRKGSSGVLFLSPQPCLPLPCETLRAPDLKAHLPVPEDNARGLSDGSAPHPSAGTAAAVATRWGMSLAAAYVGARGARCWHQSLPVRTAGCSPHLRSLCLARSLGHPSSLCSASRYVRWAVWMADLCLQGQQDCLRRCRTVMNNLDRLMLAILRLSRLLIMFLSDRRKARKIDLRDFHEEPAHVCPGFVLLSVAPSESQGATASSLHHSAQPWLPWGECRQADQDWSMGCAA; encoded by the exons ATGCCACAGTACATCATTTTCAGCATAACAGGGGCAGGTgaagtgagaagaaaaggatCATCTGGTGTTTTGTTCCTCAGCCCACAGCCTTGCTTGCCCTTGCCATGTGAGACACTGAGAGCACCAGACTTAAAAGCACATCTCCCAGTACCTGAAGATAATGCCAGAGGTCTCAGTGACGGCTCAGCCCCCCATCCTTCTGCAGGAACCGCAGCCGCGGTAGCAACACGCTGGGGGATGagccttgctgctgcttatGTGGGAGCCAGGGGAGCACGCTGCTGGCACCAGTCGCTGCCGGTGCGCACAGCGGGATGCAGTCCCCATCTCCGCTCTTTGTGTCTGGCAAG GTCTCTGGGACATCCTTCCTCGCTGTGCTCAGCCAGCCGTTATGTGCGGTGGGCTGTCTGGATGGCAGATCTGTGCTTGCAGGGACAGCAGGATTGCTTGCGGAGGTGCAGAACTGTGATGAATAATCTTGACAGACTCATGCTGGCCATTCTGAGACTCAGCAGACTCCTCATCATGTTCCTCTCAGATAggaggaaagcaagaaagattGATCTGCGGGATTTCCACGAGGAGCCAGCTCATGTCTGCCCAGGCTTTGTGCTTCTGTCAGTGGCACCAAGCGAGAGCCAGGGAGCTACTGCCTCCTCGCTCCACCACAGTGCTCAGCCCTGGCTGCCCTGGGGCGAATGCAGACAGGCAGATCAGGATTGGAGCATGGGCTGTGCAGCCTAG
- the LOC121076672 gene encoding uncharacterized protein LOC121076672 — translation MEEQPAAAEEERVLRDYLAYYAARGAEGRLAACDEAALKARARRLLEPRRRGGLDVRGVAERCRRARGQRGGGCGVLRDLLKALEVLELLCVNLLLSPWRKEIRSLKTFTGNFVYYIQSVLPDDIVKTVLEKIGYIATTETEFSLVRKRNNEEMKQTAFEIFLARIECETILEMTNEEKHGNLEKTLQKRTQMHWHHGNKDKEDQTPQREDSENIENKENREISLCLATQPKSSTNSDKSFEAAGNLKIKDDMPQLAVTQSTNRLQEHQRQIINTARFPGKCSDSEDFLIKYSDIVIRQTPIFSENLSPKAFEKKPRASLSEECVLAVTAQSTVNEIRPVPLSPGASGPPAFAIFADSSCDSQNTLEYEAQEVPEESIEAKINDAINCVDPDPADEPNELKSLPYKGIASVQNCGVTKEEEVCELSLTFTKLQVKDTQEDLMYPIEETGQPQSVSYATTSDRNVREFNQSKIKCTYLANAQMQNQAAACIEPSSDLCCTTGSVEDPTTESDSKRLLMDTPNAHAACECFRRIREPPNPTYIPPRSINVQSPSRRTTSALGRRNLLQPDCDSPKSSEVKLENYNSKVNEIQEPYVIIDKSDPGMLCHNT, via the exons aTGGAGGagcagccggcggcggcggaggaggagcGGGTGCTGCGGGACTACCTGGCCTACTACGCGGCCCGAGGGGCCGAGGGGCGGCTGGCGGCGTGCGACGAGGCCGCCCTGAAGGCGAGGGCTCGCCGGCTGCTGGAGCCGCGGCGACGGGGCGGCCTGGACGTGCGCGGCGTGGCCGAGCGGTGCCGGCGGGCCCGCGGGCAGCGGGGGGGCGGCTGCGGCGTCCTGAGGGACCTGCTGAAGGCGCTGGAGGTCCTGGAGCTGCTCTGCGTCAAcctgctgctgtccccgtgGAGGAAGGAGATCAGGTCGCTGAAG ACATTCACCGGTAATTTTGTCTACTATATTCAATCTGTGCTCCCAGATGACATAGTAAAAACAGTACTGGAGAAAATAGGTTACATTGCAACAACAGAAACAGAGTTTTCACTtgtcagaaagagaaacaatgaGGAAATGAAGCAGACTGCATTTGAAATATTCCTGGCAAGAATTGAGTGTGAAACCATCCTCGAAatgacaaatgaagaaaaacatggcaATTTGGAGAAGACCCTGCAGAAGAGAACACAAATGCACTGGCATCATGGAAATAAGGACAAAGAAGATCAGACACCCCAGAGAGAAGACTctgaaaacatagaaaataaagaaaacagagaaatatctTTGTGCCTTGCTACGCAACCGAAGTCTTCAACTAATAGCGATAAATCCTTTGAAGCTGCTGGGAATCTTAAGATCAAAGATGACATGCCTCAGTTAGCGGTTACTCAATCCACTAACAGGCTTCAGGAACACCAAAGGCAAATCATTAACACAGCACGCTTTCCGGGCAAATGCTCAGACAGCGAGGACTTCTTGATCAAATATAGCGACATTGTCATAAGACAGACACCTATTTTCAGTGAGAATCTTTCTccaaaagcttttgaaaaaaagccAAGAGCCAGTCTAAGTGAAGAATGTGTTTTGGCAGTCACTGCACAGTCAACTGTAAATGAGATCAGGCCTGTGCCACTCTCACCAGGAGCGAGCGGTCCGCCAGCCTTTGCAATATTTGCTGACAGCTCTTGTGACAGTCAGAACACATTGGAGTACGAAGCTCAAGAAGTGCCTGAAGAATCAATTGAAGCAAAAATTAACGATGCCATAAATTGTGTAGACCCAGACCCTGCAGACGAACCCAATGAGCTGAAGTCTCTGCCATACAAGGGCATTGCCTCTGTCCAAAACTGTGGTGTCACTAAGGAAGAGGAAGTTTGTGAGCTGTCTTTAACCTTCACAAAACTACAAGTCAAGGACACTCAGGAAGATTTGATGTATCCAATAGAGGAAACTGGGCAACCTCAGTCAGTATCATATGCAACTACAAGTGACAGGAATGTAAGAGAATTTAATCagtctaaaataaaatgcacataCCTGGCCAATGCTCAAATGCAGAACCAAGCAGCTGCATGTATTGAGCCATCTTCAGATCTGTGCTGTACTACTGGGAGCGTGGAGGATCCCACTACTGAGTCTGATAGCAAGAGACTATTAATGGATACTCCTAATGCGCACGCAGCTTGTGAGTGCTTCAGACGTATTAGAGAGCCCCCAAATCCCACCTACATTCCACCACGAAGTATTAATGTTCAGTCTCCAAGCAGAAGAACCACCAGTGCACTGGGTAGAAGGAACCTCTTGCAGCCTGATTGTGACTCTCCCAAATCCAGTGAAGTAAAGCTGGAAAACTATAATTCAAAAGTAAACGAAATCCAGGAGCCTTATGTCATTATTGACAAAAGTGACCCAGGAATGTTGTGCCATAACACTTGA
- the TK2 gene encoding thymidine kinase 2, mitochondrial isoform X2, whose translation MWRLSAAWALRGAQGRRGLRSGPAGAACAGRAATATATSSSAGGLALRGRPGPRCSGDYKHLIKGDDKKTVICIEGNIASGKTTCLDYFAQTTNIEVLTEPVNKWRNVRGHNILGLMYQDASRWGITLQSYIQLTMLEQHVRPMVSPVRMMERSIHSAKYIFVENLYRSGKMPEVDYVVLSEWFDWIQNNTDVTVDLIVYLQTSPEVCYERLKRRCREEEKIIPLVIGADHDMQKMIEKCEEHRDQILNPYNMQHHL comes from the exons ATGTGGCGGCTGAGTGCGGCCTGGGCGCTGCGCGGGGCCCAGGGGCGGCGCGGCCTCAGGAGCGGCCCGGCGGGCGCGGCCTGTGCCGGCAGGGCGGCGACAGCGACTGCGACGAGCTCCTCGGCGGGAGGCCTGGCGCTGcgcggccggcccggcccccgctGCAGTGGCGACT ATAAACATCTCATAAAAGGAGATGATAAGAAGACTGTT ATATGTATCGAGGGGAACATTGCAAGTGGAAAAACAACATGTCTGGATTATTTTGCACAGACTACTAATATTGAG gtcTTGACAGAACCAGTGAATAAATGGAGGAATGTTCGTGGTCATAATATCCTG GGCTTAATGTACCAAGATGCATCCAGATGGGGGATAACATTACAGTCTTACATACAGCTTACAATGTTGGAGCAGCATGTTAGACCAATG gTTTCCCCGGTAAGAATGATGGAGAGGTCAATTCATagtgcaaaatacatttttgtagaAAATTTATATCGAAG tgggaaaatGCCAGAGGTGGATTACGTTGTCCTAAGTGAATGGTTTGACTGGATCCAGAACAACACTGATGTTACAGTTGATTTGATAG TTTACCTGCAGACTTCTCCTGAAGTTTGTTATGAGAGATTAAAGAGAAGATgtagagaagaggaaaaaatcattcCTCTG GTTATTGGAGCTGACCATGACATGCAGAAAATGATAGAAAAGTGCGAAGAACACCGGGACCAAATACTAAATCCATATAATATGCAACACCATTTATAG
- the TK2 gene encoding thymidine kinase 2, mitochondrial isoform X1 produces MWRLSAAWALRGAQGRRGLRSGPAGAACAGRAATATATSSSAGGLALRGRPGPRCSGDYKHLIKGDDKKTVICIEGNIASGKTTCLDYFAQTTNIEVLTEPVNKWRNVRGHNILGLMYQDASRWGITLQSYIQLTMLEQHVRPMVSPVRMMERSIHSAKYIFVENLYRSGKMPEVDYVVLSEWFDWIQNNTDVTVDLIVYLQTSPEVCYERLKRRCREEEKIIPLEYLEAIHQRYEEWLIKHTLCKVSCPVLVIGADHDMQKMIEKCEEHRDQILNPYNMQHHL; encoded by the exons ATGTGGCGGCTGAGTGCGGCCTGGGCGCTGCGCGGGGCCCAGGGGCGGCGCGGCCTCAGGAGCGGCCCGGCGGGCGCGGCCTGTGCCGGCAGGGCGGCGACAGCGACTGCGACGAGCTCCTCGGCGGGAGGCCTGGCGCTGcgcggccggcccggcccccgctGCAGTGGCGACT ATAAACATCTCATAAAAGGAGATGATAAGAAGACTGTT ATATGTATCGAGGGGAACATTGCAAGTGGAAAAACAACATGTCTGGATTATTTTGCACAGACTACTAATATTGAG gtcTTGACAGAACCAGTGAATAAATGGAGGAATGTTCGTGGTCATAATATCCTG GGCTTAATGTACCAAGATGCATCCAGATGGGGGATAACATTACAGTCTTACATACAGCTTACAATGTTGGAGCAGCATGTTAGACCAATG gTTTCCCCGGTAAGAATGATGGAGAGGTCAATTCATagtgcaaaatacatttttgtagaAAATTTATATCGAAG tgggaaaatGCCAGAGGTGGATTACGTTGTCCTAAGTGAATGGTTTGACTGGATCCAGAACAACACTGATGTTACAGTTGATTTGATAG TTTACCTGCAGACTTCTCCTGAAGTTTGTTATGAGAGATTAAAGAGAAGATgtagagaagaggaaaaaatcattcCTCTG GAATATTTAGAAGCTATTCATCAGCGCTACGAGGAGTGGCTCATTAAACATACCTTATGTAAAGTTTCCTGCCCAGTGCTA GTTATTGGAGCTGACCATGACATGCAGAAAATGATAGAAAAGTGCGAAGAACACCGGGACCAAATACTAAATCCATATAATATGCAACACCATTTATAG
- the TK2 gene encoding thymidine kinase 2, mitochondrial isoform X3, whose product MIRRLLYVSRGTLQVEKQHVWIILHRLLILRLLRKEQHVVSQCTYYCKYLGHNNKPETNTMAFSSSIPLVLTEPVNKWRNVRGHNILGLMYQDASRWGITLQSYIQLTMLEQHVRPMVSPVRMMERSIHSAKYIFVENLYRSGKMPEVDYVVLSEWFDWIQNNTDVTVDLIVYLQTSPEVCYERLKRRCREEEKIIPLEYLEAIHQRYEEWLIKHTLCKVSCPVLVIGADHDMQKMIEKCEEHRDQILNPYNMQHHL is encoded by the exons ATGATAAGAAGACTGTT ATATGTATCGAGGGGAACATTGCAAGTGGAAAAACAACATGTCTGGATTATTTTGCACAGACTACTAATATTGAG GCTACTGAGAAAGGAGCAGCATGTTGTGAGCCAGTGTACTTACTACTGCAAGTATTTAG GTCACAATAATAAACCTGAAACTAATACAATGGCGTTCTCATCTTCTATTCCTTTG gtcTTGACAGAACCAGTGAATAAATGGAGGAATGTTCGTGGTCATAATATCCTG GGCTTAATGTACCAAGATGCATCCAGATGGGGGATAACATTACAGTCTTACATACAGCTTACAATGTTGGAGCAGCATGTTAGACCAATG gTTTCCCCGGTAAGAATGATGGAGAGGTCAATTCATagtgcaaaatacatttttgtagaAAATTTATATCGAAG tgggaaaatGCCAGAGGTGGATTACGTTGTCCTAAGTGAATGGTTTGACTGGATCCAGAACAACACTGATGTTACAGTTGATTTGATAG TTTACCTGCAGACTTCTCCTGAAGTTTGTTATGAGAGATTAAAGAGAAGATgtagagaagaggaaaaaatcattcCTCTG GAATATTTAGAAGCTATTCATCAGCGCTACGAGGAGTGGCTCATTAAACATACCTTATGTAAAGTTTCCTGCCCAGTGCTA GTTATTGGAGCTGACCATGACATGCAGAAAATGATAGAAAAGTGCGAAGAACACCGGGACCAAATACTAAATCCATATAATATGCAACACCATTTATAG
- the TK2 gene encoding thymidine kinase 2, mitochondrial isoform X4, whose protein sequence is MAFSSSIPLVLTEPVNKWRNVRGHNILGLMYQDASRWGITLQSYIQLTMLEQHVRPMVSPVRMMERSIHSAKYIFVENLYRSGKMPEVDYVVLSEWFDWIQNNTDVTVDLIVYLQTSPEVCYERLKRRCREEEKIIPLEYLEAIHQRYEEWLIKHTLCKVSCPVLVIGADHDMQKMIEKCEEHRDQILNPYNMQHHL, encoded by the exons ATGGCGTTCTCATCTTCTATTCCTTTG gtcTTGACAGAACCAGTGAATAAATGGAGGAATGTTCGTGGTCATAATATCCTG GGCTTAATGTACCAAGATGCATCCAGATGGGGGATAACATTACAGTCTTACATACAGCTTACAATGTTGGAGCAGCATGTTAGACCAATG gTTTCCCCGGTAAGAATGATGGAGAGGTCAATTCATagtgcaaaatacatttttgtagaAAATTTATATCGAAG tgggaaaatGCCAGAGGTGGATTACGTTGTCCTAAGTGAATGGTTTGACTGGATCCAGAACAACACTGATGTTACAGTTGATTTGATAG TTTACCTGCAGACTTCTCCTGAAGTTTGTTATGAGAGATTAAAGAGAAGATgtagagaagaggaaaaaatcattcCTCTG GAATATTTAGAAGCTATTCATCAGCGCTACGAGGAGTGGCTCATTAAACATACCTTATGTAAAGTTTCCTGCCCAGTGCTA GTTATTGGAGCTGACCATGACATGCAGAAAATGATAGAAAAGTGCGAAGAACACCGGGACCAAATACTAAATCCATATAATATGCAACACCATTTATAG
- the LOC121076676 gene encoding chemokine-like factor produces MAAVDAGFARSPRGALKLGRMLVAFVAFVCFVASRAHEAYTALAIMEVIITLLFFLLYLLKLDKRMTWLFWPLADIFNSVIAAVFLLIVCLFAVIIKTNKVTLAGGVLGFILLVLCVVDAVLLFQKISISGPRERSAPAK; encoded by the exons ATGGCGGCGGTGGATGCCGGCTTCGCCCGCTCCCCGCGGGGCGCCCTGAAGCTCGGCCGTATG CTGGTGGCCTTCGTAGCGTTCGTCTGCTTCGTTGCCTCGAGAGCCCATGAAGCATACACAGCGCTTGCGATCATGGAAGTTATCATCACGTTGTTGTTCTTTCTACTGTATTTGCTAAAACTAGACAAAAGGATGACCTGGCTATTCTGGCCTTTGGCT GATATTTTCAACTCAGTGATAGCAGCTGTATTCCTCCTAATTGTGTGCCTGTTTGCAGTAATAATCAAGACCAACAAAGTGACACTGGCTGGAGGA GTGCTTGGTTTTATATTGCTTGTTCTCTGTGTTGTTGATGCAgttcttcttttccagaagaTTAGCATTAGTGGACCAAGAGAAAGGAGTGCTCCTGCAAAATAA